One region of Baekduia soli genomic DNA includes:
- a CDS encoding oxidoreductase, protein MPDPSALRVAVVGPGAIGAAVAAIALEGGHQVTLCGRTPAGSIVVCPDDGPEVVVPGPVLTDPGAAPAEVDLVLVAVKAHQTEGAVPWLRALSPPGGQAPVVALQNGVEQRAMLRPHVSPQAPVVPSVVWFPAEVTEPGRVRLRLRPSITLPDEPGAGLAQGVLSGGCDVDLASDFPTVAWRKLTLNAVAALLVLSGRRAAVYGRPDVHGLSRALALECLAVARAEGADLPDTVADEIMAQFEAMPPDMGTSMLFDREAGRELEWDARNGVVQRLGARHGVPTPISDVIVPLLAAASGEA, encoded by the coding sequence ATGCCCGACCCCAGCGCCCTGCGCGTCGCCGTCGTCGGACCCGGAGCCATCGGGGCGGCGGTGGCCGCCATCGCGCTGGAGGGCGGCCACCAGGTCACCCTGTGCGGCCGCACGCCCGCCGGGAGCATCGTCGTCTGCCCCGACGACGGCCCCGAGGTCGTCGTCCCCGGGCCGGTGCTCACCGATCCGGGCGCCGCGCCGGCCGAGGTCGACCTCGTGCTCGTCGCCGTCAAGGCCCACCAGACCGAGGGCGCGGTGCCGTGGCTGCGGGCGCTGTCGCCGCCCGGCGGGCAGGCGCCCGTGGTCGCGCTGCAGAACGGCGTCGAGCAGCGCGCGATGCTCCGCCCGCACGTCTCGCCGCAGGCTCCGGTCGTGCCCAGCGTCGTCTGGTTCCCGGCCGAGGTGACCGAGCCGGGGCGCGTGCGCCTGCGGCTGCGCCCGAGCATCACGCTGCCCGACGAGCCGGGCGCCGGCCTGGCTCAGGGCGTGCTGTCCGGGGGCTGCGACGTCGATCTGGCCTCGGACTTCCCGACGGTCGCGTGGCGCAAGCTGACGCTCAACGCGGTGGCGGCGCTGCTCGTCCTCAGCGGCCGGCGCGCGGCGGTCTACGGCCGTCCCGACGTCCATGGGCTGTCGCGCGCCCTGGCCCTGGAGTGCCTGGCCGTCGCCCGCGCCGAGGGCGCCGACCTGCCCGACACCGTCGCCGACGAGATCATGGCGCAGTTCGAGGCCATGCCGCCGGACATGGGCACGTCGATGCTCTTCGACCGCGAGGCGGGGCGCGAGCTGGAGTGGGACGCGCGCAACGGCGTCGTGCAGCGGCTGGGCGCCCGCCACGGGGTCCCGACGCCGATCAGCGACGTGATCGTCCCGCTGCTGGCGGCGGCGTCGGGCGAGGCGTGA
- a CDS encoding UTP--glucose-1-phosphate uridylyltransferase, which produces MDVAEQPHARHALQRLRDDGAGPQVLAAFGRRLAQLADPGAGVLHGEDLRPLDDVAELAGLPAPPAARLDALADRLAVLKLNGGLGTSMGLSGPKSLIEVKPGRTFLDVIAAQVLALRARHAGARLPLVLMDSFATREATLRALRRHPGLAGDVEPDFLQSREPKLRTDTLEPVEWSADPALEWCPPGHGDLYVALAASGTLGRLLAAGYDWAFVSNSDNLGAVPAPEIALWAQDEGVPFVMEVVRGTAADRKGGHLALHDGRLVLRETAQAPPDDPSFTDVARWRWYNTNNLWVDLRALAALMDEDPAGPALPLIVNRKTVDPRDPGSPDVLQLETAMGAAIGAIDGARPLLVPRTRFAPVKTVDDLVLARSDAYDLRDDGRMMPAFDGDPPVVTLDPAVYRHLPDAERRLPHGPPSLRGARSLTVRGDVTFGRHVTVLGDVTLTGPATIADGEVLRG; this is translated from the coding sequence GTGGACGTCGCCGAGCAGCCTCATGCCCGCCACGCGCTGCAGCGGCTGCGCGACGACGGCGCCGGGCCGCAGGTGCTGGCCGCCTTCGGCCGGCGGCTGGCGCAGCTCGCCGACCCCGGCGCCGGCGTGCTGCACGGCGAGGACCTGCGCCCCCTGGACGACGTCGCCGAGCTGGCCGGCCTGCCCGCGCCCCCGGCCGCCCGGCTCGACGCCCTCGCCGACCGCCTGGCGGTCCTCAAGCTCAACGGCGGCCTGGGGACGAGCATGGGGCTCAGCGGCCCCAAGTCGCTCATCGAGGTCAAGCCGGGGCGCACGTTCCTCGACGTCATCGCCGCCCAGGTCCTGGCGCTGCGCGCGCGCCACGCCGGGGCGCGCCTGCCGCTCGTGCTCATGGACTCCTTCGCCACGCGCGAGGCGACGCTGCGCGCGCTGCGGCGCCACCCCGGCCTGGCCGGCGACGTGGAGCCCGACTTCCTGCAGAGCCGCGAGCCCAAGCTGCGCACCGACACCCTGGAGCCCGTGGAGTGGTCCGCGGACCCGGCGCTGGAATGGTGCCCGCCCGGGCACGGCGACCTGTACGTGGCGCTGGCGGCCTCGGGCACGCTGGGGCGGCTGCTGGCCGCGGGCTATGACTGGGCCTTCGTGTCCAACAGCGACAACCTGGGCGCGGTGCCCGCCCCCGAGATCGCGCTGTGGGCGCAGGACGAGGGCGTGCCGTTCGTCATGGAGGTCGTCCGGGGCACCGCGGCCGACCGCAAGGGCGGCCACCTGGCCCTGCACGACGGGCGCCTCGTCCTGCGTGAGACGGCCCAGGCGCCGCCCGACGACCCGTCGTTCACCGACGTCGCCCGCTGGCGCTGGTACAACACCAACAACCTCTGGGTCGACCTGCGCGCGCTCGCCGCGCTCATGGACGAGGACCCGGCGGGCCCGGCCCTGCCGCTCATCGTCAACCGCAAGACCGTCGACCCCCGCGACCCCGGCTCCCCGGACGTCCTGCAGCTCGAGACGGCCATGGGCGCGGCGATCGGGGCGATCGACGGCGCGCGCCCGCTGCTGGTGCCGCGCACGCGCTTCGCGCCCGTCAAGACGGTCGACGACCTGGTGCTCGCGCGCTCCGACGCCTACGACCTGCGCGACGACGGGCGCATGATGCCGGCCTTCGACGGCGACCCTCCGGTCGTGACCCTCGACCCCGCCGTCTACCGCCACCTGCCCGACGCCGAGCGCCGCCTCCCCCACGGGCCGCCCTCGCTGCGCGGCGCCCGCAGCCTCACCGTGCGGGGCGACGTCACGTTCGGGCGCCACGTCACGGTGCTCGGCGACGTCACGCTCACCGGGCCGGCGACGATCGCCGACGGCGAGGTGCTCCGGGGATGA
- a CDS encoding galactokinase: MNAPGVCAFGPGRVNLIGEHTDYNGGLALPFAIAEGVTVTATPIDGDRVRAVAADLGEDDEFPLAAPPRAEGWRAFVRGIVAELGTAGHTLCPASLTITSTLARGSGLSSSAALEVALALALLAAAGERDPDRRALARLCSGVENDWVGAQTGLLDQTAALLGAQGTALRIDFATMDVTPVPLDLGGWRLVTVDSGETHSLATGGYNARRAECEGAARRLGVATLSAADAAAAARLPDPLDRRARHVLEENARVEAAVAALSHGDLAALGPLLDASHASLRDLYDASTDAVERTVRTLREAGAAGARMVGGGFGGHVLALLAPGAGLPPGAHEVAPSAGARLL, encoded by the coding sequence ATGAACGCGCCCGGCGTCTGCGCCTTCGGGCCCGGCCGCGTCAACCTCATCGGCGAGCACACCGACTACAACGGCGGCCTCGCCCTGCCGTTCGCGATCGCCGAGGGCGTGACGGTCACGGCCACGCCGATCGACGGCGACCGCGTCCGCGCCGTCGCCGCCGACCTCGGCGAGGACGACGAGTTCCCGCTGGCCGCCCCGCCGCGCGCGGAGGGCTGGCGGGCGTTCGTGCGCGGGATCGTGGCCGAGCTGGGGACCGCGGGCCACACGCTGTGCCCGGCGTCGCTGACGATCACGAGCACGCTGGCCCGCGGCTCGGGGCTCTCGTCCTCGGCCGCCTTGGAGGTCGCGCTGGCCCTCGCGCTGCTCGCGGCGGCCGGCGAGCGCGACCCCGACCGCCGGGCCCTCGCACGGCTCTGCTCCGGCGTGGAGAACGACTGGGTGGGCGCCCAGACCGGCCTGCTGGACCAGACCGCGGCGCTGCTCGGGGCGCAGGGCACGGCGCTGCGCATCGACTTCGCCACGATGGACGTCACCCCCGTCCCGTTGGACCTGGGCGGCTGGCGCCTGGTCACCGTGGACTCGGGCGAGACCCACTCGCTGGCCACCGGCGGATACAACGCGCGCCGCGCGGAGTGCGAGGGCGCCGCCCGACGCCTGGGCGTCGCGACGCTCAGCGCCGCCGACGCGGCCGCGGCGGCCCGGCTGCCCGATCCGCTGGACCGCCGCGCCCGCCACGTCCTGGAGGAGAACGCGCGCGTGGAGGCCGCCGTCGCCGCCCTGAGCCACGGCGACCTCGCAGCGCTCGGACCGCTGCTCGACGCCTCCCACGCGAGCCTGCGCGACCTCTACGACGCCTCGACCGACGCGGTGGAGCGCACCGTCCGGACGCTGCGTGAGGCGGGCGCCGCGGGCGCGCGGATGGTCGGCGGCGGCTTCGGCGGCCACGTGCTCGCGCTGCTGGCCCCGGGCGCCGGGCTGCCGCCCGGCGCCCACGAGGTGGCGCCCTCGGCGGGCGCGCGGCTGCTCTAG
- a CDS encoding sodium:solute symporter family protein: protein MSHVPLAGDAAAGVLAASDVRLDVNAVDYGILIVYFVVVLGVGLVARRYVKTSLDYFLSGRSLPAWITGLAFVSANLGATEILGMGANGAQYGVATVNYYWIGAVPAMVFLGLVMMPFYYGSKVRSVPEYLRLRFGDSSHLFNSITFALATVLIAGVNLFALALVLKLLLGWPILLGIVVAAGVVLAYITLGGLSSAIYNEVLQFFVIMAALVPLTIVGLHDAGGWGGLQDKIRQTRLGEAGLHALQGTDPGHVTNPIGATWIGIVFGLGFILSFGYWTTNFAEVQRALSARDLSAGQRTPLIGAYPKLLIPAVVVIPGMIALWKIPHLGGGDANLAYNNAIPLLMNEYLPNGMLGIALTGLMASFMAGVAANVSAFNTVVTTDIIEPYLARDRPDAFYIRAGRFVTIGGILVAIGTALIASGYQNLMNYLQALFSIFNAPLFATFIIGMFWKRMTPAAGLWGLVAGTIAALVTYVGYKWAGWFTFGSDLDESFWGAGAAFVVDAIVTVSVTLVTRPKPVEELQGLVWGMVNKEDAAVAAGHDRWWESPKLLGFGAIALGIVLTIIFF from the coding sequence ATGTCCCATGTCCCGCTCGCCGGGGACGCCGCGGCCGGGGTCCTCGCCGCGTCCGACGTCCGCCTCGACGTCAACGCCGTCGACTACGGCATCCTCATCGTCTACTTCGTGGTCGTGCTGGGGGTGGGGCTCGTGGCCCGGCGCTACGTCAAGACGAGCCTGGACTACTTCCTCTCGGGCCGCTCGCTGCCGGCCTGGATCACCGGCCTGGCCTTCGTGTCGGCCAACCTCGGCGCGACCGAGATCCTGGGCATGGGCGCCAACGGCGCGCAGTACGGCGTGGCGACGGTCAACTACTACTGGATCGGCGCCGTCCCGGCCATGGTGTTCCTCGGCCTGGTGATGATGCCGTTCTACTACGGGTCGAAGGTCCGCTCGGTGCCCGAGTACCTGCGGCTGCGCTTCGGCGACTCCTCGCACCTGTTCAACAGCATCACCTTCGCCCTGGCGACCGTGCTCATCGCGGGCGTCAACCTCTTCGCCCTGGCGCTGGTCCTCAAGCTCCTGCTGGGCTGGCCCATCCTGCTGGGCATCGTCGTGGCCGCCGGCGTCGTGCTGGCCTACATCACGCTCGGCGGCCTGTCCTCGGCGATCTACAACGAGGTCCTGCAGTTCTTCGTGATCATGGCGGCGCTCGTCCCGCTGACGATCGTCGGGCTGCACGACGCCGGCGGCTGGGGCGGCCTGCAGGACAAGATCCGCCAGACCAGGCTCGGGGAGGCCGGCCTGCACGCCCTGCAGGGCACCGACCCCGGCCACGTCACCAACCCGATCGGCGCCACCTGGATCGGCATCGTCTTCGGGCTGGGCTTCATCCTGTCCTTCGGCTACTGGACGACGAACTTCGCCGAGGTCCAGCGCGCGCTGTCGGCGCGCGACCTCTCCGCGGGGCAGCGCACGCCGCTCATCGGCGCCTACCCCAAGCTCCTCATCCCGGCCGTCGTGGTCATCCCGGGCATGATCGCCCTGTGGAAGATCCCGCACCTGGGCGGCGGCGACGCGAACCTGGCCTACAACAACGCGATCCCGCTGCTGATGAACGAGTACCTGCCCAACGGCATGCTGGGCATCGCGCTGACCGGGCTGATGGCGTCGTTCATGGCGGGGGTGGCCGCCAACGTGTCGGCGTTCAACACGGTGGTGACGACCGACATCATCGAGCCCTACCTGGCCCGTGACCGGCCCGACGCCTTCTACATCCGGGCCGGGCGCTTCGTGACCATCGGCGGCATCCTGGTGGCCATCGGCACGGCGCTGATCGCGTCGGGCTACCAGAACCTCATGAACTACCTGCAGGCGTTGTTCTCCATCTTCAACGCCCCGCTGTTCGCCACGTTCATCATCGGCATGTTCTGGAAGCGGATGACGCCGGCGGCCGGCCTGTGGGGCCTGGTGGCCGGGACGATCGCCGCGCTGGTGACCTACGTGGGGTACAAGTGGGCGGGCTGGTTCACGTTCGGATCCGACCTCGACGAGTCCTTCTGGGGCGCCGGCGCCGCGTTCGTCGTCGACGCGATCGTCACCGTGTCCGTGACGCTCGTGACGCGCCCCAAGCCGGTCGAGGAGCTCCAGGGCCTCGTCTGGGGCATGGTCAACAAGGAGGACGCCGCGGTCGCCGCCGGCCACGACCGCTGGTGGGAGTCGCCCAAGCTGCTCGGGTTCGGGGCCATCGCCCTGGGCATCGTCCTGACCATCATCTTCTTCTAG
- a CDS encoding Zn-dependent hydrolase, which produces MTAPTRLHDAIAELAQLNDDPGAGGITREVYTPTYGRAVDLVSGWMRDAGLTVRVDAVGNLFGTWTGSEPGAPRVLTGSHIDTTLNAGAYDGVVGVLGAIEAVRALRAEGVQPRRSIEIVAWAGEEPRFGTGCTGSRMVTGELGREDLDRLADRDGVTMADALRSAGLDPDRIGDARIDPSTVHALVELHIEQGAVLETHGEPIGLVTAIAAAHDLRMILRGAADHAGATPMDLRRDALVGAAEVLTTLERLARESSSGTTVGTIGVIRALPGAINVVPGTVELGVDVRDSDGAAREQVVADLLAAAGEIGDRRDLAVEVQEIGHDAPVSCSGAVIAAAEAACEALGLRGRRMISGAYHDALVLGRLVPVGMIFVPSRAGISHHPDEYTAPEDLDRGVAVLTRTLATLAA; this is translated from the coding sequence GTGACCGCCCCCACCCGCCTGCACGACGCGATCGCCGAGCTCGCGCAGCTCAACGACGACCCCGGCGCCGGCGGGATCACGCGCGAGGTCTACACCCCGACCTACGGGCGCGCCGTCGACCTCGTCTCGGGCTGGATGCGCGACGCCGGGTTGACCGTCCGCGTGGACGCGGTCGGCAACCTGTTCGGCACCTGGACGGGCAGCGAGCCCGGCGCGCCGCGCGTGCTGACCGGGTCGCACATCGACACCACGCTGAACGCCGGCGCCTACGACGGGGTCGTCGGCGTGCTCGGCGCGATCGAGGCTGTCCGCGCCCTGCGCGCGGAGGGCGTGCAGCCCCGGCGCAGTATCGAGATCGTCGCCTGGGCCGGCGAGGAGCCGCGCTTCGGCACGGGCTGCACCGGGTCGCGGATGGTCACCGGGGAGCTGGGCCGCGAGGACCTCGACCGCCTCGCCGACCGCGACGGCGTCACGATGGCCGACGCGCTGCGCTCGGCGGGCCTGGACCCCGACCGCATCGGCGACGCGCGCATCGACCCGTCGACGGTGCACGCGCTCGTCGAGCTGCACATCGAGCAGGGCGCCGTGCTCGAGACCCACGGCGAGCCGATCGGCCTGGTCACCGCGATCGCCGCCGCGCACGACCTGCGGATGATCCTGCGCGGCGCCGCCGATCACGCGGGCGCGACGCCGATGGACCTGCGCCGCGACGCGCTGGTCGGCGCGGCCGAGGTCCTGACGACGCTCGAGCGCCTGGCGCGCGAGTCCTCCAGCGGCACGACCGTCGGCACGATCGGGGTCATCCGCGCGCTGCCCGGCGCGATCAACGTCGTGCCGGGCACCGTCGAGCTCGGCGTCGACGTGCGCGACAGCGACGGGGCCGCGCGCGAGCAGGTCGTCGCCGACCTGCTGGCCGCCGCCGGCGAGATCGGCGACCGCCGCGACCTCGCGGTCGAGGTGCAGGAGATCGGCCACGACGCCCCGGTGTCGTGCTCGGGCGCGGTCATCGCCGCGGCCGAGGCCGCCTGCGAGGCGCTGGGCCTGCGCGGGCGCCGCATGATCAGCGGCGCATACCACGACGCGCTCGTGCTCGGCCGCCTGGTGCCGGTGGGGATGATCTTCGTGCCCTCGCGCGCGGGCATCAGCCACCATCCCGACGAGTACACCGCGCCCGAGGACCTGGACCGCGGCGTGGCCGTGCTGACCAGGACGCTCGCGACGCTGGCGGCCTGA
- a CDS encoding glutathione S-transferase N-terminal domain-containing protein: MADIKLHRCSWTFLHTDLDACWKVQRALDEQGIPYDIVKHGYGKGKRPAVEQLSGQSKLPVLELPGEVYRAESSDMAARVRAGGITG; the protein is encoded by the coding sequence ATGGCCGACATCAAGCTGCACCGCTGCTCCTGGACGTTCCTGCACACCGATCTCGACGCGTGCTGGAAGGTGCAGCGGGCCCTGGACGAGCAGGGCATCCCCTACGACATCGTCAAGCACGGCTACGGCAAGGGCAAGCGGCCGGCCGTCGAGCAGCTCAGCGGCCAGTCCAAGCTCCCCGTCCTCGAGCTGCCCGGGGAGGTCTACCGCGCCGAGTCCTCGGACATGGCCGCGCGCGTGCGGGCGGGCGGCATCACCGGCTAG
- a CDS encoding class I SAM-dependent methyltransferase → MASDALSALRASLGERLRTGAGAAPPPPALLDVVVQRFEVGRGGDVVLVLPADWEQLRHEEGAAGAPVPYWARPWPSGLALARALAADPPASGIRVLELGCGLGAPSIVAARAGARVLATDGHPDAVVFAAHALALNAVVADVAEVDWGAHGEALAALGPFDLVLAADVLYTEANVRAALALWPRLVAPGGELRLADPRRAGARDVLAAARATFALESEDRDAAVVLHRLRPHACAAP, encoded by the coding sequence TTGGCTTCTGATGCGCTGAGCGCGCTGCGGGCCTCGCTGGGCGAGCGCCTGCGCACCGGCGCGGGTGCCGCCCCGCCGCCGCCCGCACTGCTGGACGTCGTGGTCCAGCGCTTCGAGGTCGGGCGGGGCGGCGACGTCGTCCTCGTCCTGCCGGCCGACTGGGAGCAGCTGCGCCACGAGGAGGGCGCCGCAGGCGCGCCGGTGCCCTACTGGGCGCGGCCCTGGCCGAGCGGGCTGGCGCTGGCCCGAGCGCTGGCGGCCGACCCGCCGGCATCGGGCATCCGCGTGCTGGAGCTGGGCTGCGGGCTGGGCGCGCCGAGCATCGTCGCCGCCCGCGCCGGCGCGCGGGTGCTGGCCACCGACGGCCATCCCGACGCCGTCGTCTTCGCCGCCCACGCGCTGGCGCTCAACGCCGTGGTCGCCGACGTGGCCGAGGTCGACTGGGGGGCCCACGGCGAGGCGCTGGCCGCGCTCGGGCCGTTCGACCTCGTGCTGGCGGCCGACGTGCTCTACACCGAGGCCAACGTTCGGGCCGCGCTCGCGCTCTGGCCGCGGCTCGTGGCCCCGGGCGGCGAGCTGCGCCTCGCCGACCCGCGCCGTGCCGGCGCCCGCGACGTCCTGGCCGCCGCGCGGGCGACGTTCGCGCTGGAGTCCGAGGACCGCGACGCCGCGGTGGTGCTGCATCGCCTGCGGCCGCACGCGTGCGCCGCGCCCTAG
- a CDS encoding acyl-CoA dehydrogenase family protein: MTVLSPLGLADLAAARAAETEEGRRLAPELVEALRDAGCFRLGVPEALGGPQGTPAEILACAEEIARGDMSAGWCVSIAATSSLLAAHLPPAGAREVFGPPGAIAAGVWAPTGRAVPAPGGGLRVTGRWAFCSGIDHADWLLAGCVTEDEQPAMRIVALPRAELEVLDTWHVGGLRGTGSHDAVADGVAVPAERVLSLLDGGPVVDAPLYRFPIFGFFALSIAAAALGNARGALDDLAALAAVRHPHGARRTMAQRPDTQARVAEAEAALRAARALVTQAVWEAWAAATAGGPVGDAERLGLRLAATHAVRTSARVADAMHDLAGGAAVYDRSPLGRRFRDAHAATAHVQVAPITWETTGRLLLGLPDDTTLL, translated from the coding sequence GTGACCGTCCTGTCGCCGCTCGGCCTGGCCGACCTCGCCGCCGCCCGCGCGGCCGAGACGGAGGAGGGTCGCCGGCTGGCGCCCGAGCTCGTGGAGGCCCTGCGCGACGCGGGCTGCTTCCGCCTCGGCGTGCCCGAGGCGCTCGGCGGCCCTCAGGGAACGCCGGCCGAGATCCTGGCCTGCGCCGAGGAGATCGCCCGCGGCGACATGTCGGCGGGCTGGTGCGTCTCCATCGCGGCGACCAGCAGCCTCCTGGCCGCCCACCTGCCACCCGCCGGCGCCCGCGAGGTCTTCGGCCCGCCCGGCGCGATCGCCGCCGGAGTCTGGGCGCCGACGGGCCGGGCGGTGCCGGCGCCCGGCGGCGGCCTGCGGGTCACCGGCCGCTGGGCGTTCTGCAGCGGCATCGACCACGCCGACTGGCTCCTCGCGGGCTGCGTCACCGAGGACGAGCAGCCCGCCATGCGCATCGTGGCGCTGCCCCGCGCCGAGCTCGAGGTCCTCGACACCTGGCACGTCGGGGGCCTGCGCGGCACGGGCAGCCACGACGCGGTGGCCGACGGCGTGGCGGTCCCGGCCGAGCGCGTGCTGTCGCTGCTGGACGGCGGCCCGGTCGTCGACGCCCCGCTGTACCGCTTCCCGATCTTCGGCTTCTTCGCGCTCTCGATCGCCGCCGCCGCGCTGGGCAACGCCCGCGGCGCGCTTGACGACCTCGCCGCGCTGGCCGCCGTCCGCCACCCGCACGGCGCCCGCCGCACGATGGCGCAGCGTCCGGACACGCAGGCCCGCGTCGCCGAGGCCGAGGCCGCCCTGCGCGCCGCGCGCGCCCTCGTGACCCAGGCGGTGTGGGAGGCCTGGGCGGCCGCCACGGCCGGCGGCCCGGTGGGCGACGCCGAGCGCCTCGGGCTGCGCCTGGCGGCCACCCACGCCGTGCGCACCTCGGCCCGCGTGGCCGACGCGATGCACGACCTCGCCGGGGGCGCCGCCGTTTACGACCGCTCGCCGCTGGGACGCCGCTTCCGCGACGCCCACGCGGCCACCGCGCACGTCCAGGTCGCGCCGATCACGTGGGAGACGACCGGCCGGCTCCTGCTCGGGCTGCCGGACGACACGACGTTGTTGTAG
- a CDS encoding DHA2 family efflux MFS transporter permease subunit has translation MTTTPKAPDKLFDRALIAVSAVVVLGTFMSILDTTIVNVAIDTLSRDFHTNLATIQWVSTGYMLALATVIPLTGWAADRFGTKRLYMISIGLFLAGSALSGMAWSAGSLIAFRVVQGLGGGMIMPAGMTILSQAAGPQRVGRIMSVVGVPMLMAPIVGPILGGWLVDDVSWRWIFYVNIPIGAVALVAAQRLLARDRPAAHQRLDWQGLLMLSPGLAAFVYGLAQTSSSGGLGSVKAWLPMAAGLVLIGSFIAHALRSAWPLLDVRLFRNRTMSAASTTTFAFAAAMFGAMFMVPLYYQVVRGESALDAGLLLAPQGVGAALMMPVAGKITDQAGPGKVVLGGLVLLLLGMLGFTRVGADTSFWFLGGSQFLLGMGMGATMMPAMSAAYQTLARPQVARATTALNIIQRVGGSIGTATLSVVLTHQLAGRLPGAGQSGLSAAQSVPASARAEVAPRIAEAFGHTFWWAVGVIVLAVIPALLLPRRRPSLPTGEQEAVTEMPAAEAVAA, from the coding sequence ATGACCACCACACCGAAGGCCCCCGACAAGCTGTTCGACCGCGCGCTGATCGCCGTGTCGGCCGTGGTCGTGCTCGGCACGTTCATGTCCATCCTCGACACGACGATCGTCAACGTGGCCATCGACACGCTGTCGCGCGACTTCCACACCAACCTGGCGACGATCCAGTGGGTGTCGACGGGCTACATGCTCGCGCTGGCCACCGTGATCCCGCTCACGGGCTGGGCCGCCGACCGCTTCGGCACCAAGCGCCTGTACATGATCTCCATCGGCCTGTTCCTCGCCGGCTCGGCGCTGTCGGGCATGGCCTGGTCGGCCGGCTCGCTCATCGCGTTCCGCGTGGTGCAGGGCCTGGGCGGCGGCATGATCATGCCGGCGGGCATGACGATCCTCTCGCAGGCCGCGGGCCCGCAGCGCGTCGGGCGGATCATGAGCGTGGTCGGCGTCCCGATGCTCATGGCGCCCATCGTGGGCCCGATCCTCGGCGGCTGGCTGGTCGACGACGTCTCGTGGCGCTGGATCTTCTACGTGAACATCCCGATCGGCGCGGTCGCGCTGGTCGCCGCGCAGCGGCTGCTGGCCCGCGACCGGCCCGCCGCCCACCAGCGCCTGGACTGGCAGGGCCTGCTCATGCTCTCCCCCGGCCTGGCGGCGTTCGTCTACGGCCTGGCCCAGACGTCATCCAGCGGCGGCCTGGGCTCGGTCAAGGCGTGGCTGCCGATGGCCGCGGGCCTCGTGCTCATCGGGTCGTTCATCGCCCACGCGCTGCGCAGCGCCTGGCCGCTGCTCGACGTCCGGCTGTTCCGCAACCGGACGATGAGCGCCGCCTCCACCACGACGTTCGCGTTCGCCGCCGCCATGTTCGGCGCGATGTTCATGGTGCCGCTCTACTACCAGGTGGTCCGCGGCGAGTCGGCGCTGGACGCCGGGCTGCTCCTGGCCCCGCAGGGCGTCGGCGCGGCCCTCATGATGCCCGTCGCGGGCAAGATCACCGACCAGGCCGGGCCGGGCAAGGTCGTGCTCGGCGGGCTGGTGCTGCTCCTGCTGGGCATGCTCGGCTTCACGCGCGTGGGCGCCGACACGTCGTTCTGGTTCCTCGGCGGCTCGCAGTTCCTGCTGGGCATGGGGATGGGCGCCACGATGATGCCCGCGATGTCGGCGGCCTACCAGACGCTGGCGCGCCCGCAGGTCGCGCGCGCCACCACGGCGCTGAACATCATCCAGCGCGTCGGCGGCTCGATCGGCACCGCGACGCTGTCGGTCGTGCTGACCCACCAGCTGGCCGGCCGCCTGCCCGGCGCGGGCCAGAGCGGCCTGAGCGCGGCGCAGTCCGTCCCGGCGTCCGCGCGTGCCGAGGTCGCGCCACGGATCGCCGAGGCCTTCGGCCACACGTTCTGGTGGGCCGTCGGCGTCATCGTGCTCGCCGTCATCCCGGCCCTGCTGCTGCCCCGCCGCCGGCCGTCGCTGCCGACCGGCGAGCAGGAGGCCGTCACCGAGATGCCGGCCGCCGAGGCCGTGGCCGCCTGA